The Myroides fluvii region TTTTCCTTCCATTTCTTTTATTTAGTTGACAGCGCAATTATAGTTACTAATAAGGATAATGCCGAAAGACCTAGCGTTAGGTTTGGACCAACAGCAGAAGAGTTTACTCTTGTTTTGTTTGGCTCGACATATACGATATCGTTTTGGTTTAAGTAATAGTAGGGTGACGTAATAAAATCAGCCTTAGTCATATCCACGCGATAAGGAATGCGTTTTCCCTCTACTTCGCGAATGACTAATACATTGTTTCTTTTTCCGTAAACGGTCATATCTCCTGAAAGTGCAATAGCATCTGTCAGCGTTAAACGCTCACTCACAACCGTGTGAATCCCTGGGCGATTAACTTCTCCTTGAACCGTAACTTTGAAATTCATAATTCTCATGTTGACGATCGGACGAATGATATATTTGCTAATTTCAGTTGTTAGGTAATCAATGGCTTCTTTTTTTGTTAATCCACTGATTTTAATTGTCCCAAGAACTGGAAATTCAATATTTCCTTTATTGTCAACTAAATATAATTGTTGTTGCATTTGACCCGTCCCCGCAGCATTGTTGGGATTTGCAGTCATGGTGTTGACCAAATTGAACGGAGCAGCGGCTTCTCGATCTTGAGCAGATACTATAATCATCAGTAAATCATCTGGTTGTAGATGAGTTTCAAAGTTGGTGACTGTATTGTTTTTCGCTAATACATCATCCACATTTTGATAGTATATCACTGTCTTTCTGGACGCACAAGACGTGAAAAATACAGCTGCTAAGAGGAGCAATACAGCAAATGAGCTTCTTAATTTCATTGTTAATTTTTTTGCAAAAGTAGAACTTTGTTGAGTTGAATAAAAGTAAAAATAGCAATATTTTACAAATTACTGTAAAAGCGAGTTGAAATTAATACTTGTGTTTTAGGGTTAATCGAAGTCTAATTTCTTTTTACGTAATTCGAAGTTTTGACCTAAATATACCTTTCTAACCATTTCGTCTTCTGCGAGTTCTTCCGGAACTCCAGCTTTGAGGATCCCTCCTTCAAACATCAAATAGGTCTTGTCTGTAATTGCTAAGGTTTCTTGTACGTTGTGATCCGTTATTAAGATTCCAATGTTTTTATTTTTCAATTTTGCAACAATACGTTGAATGTCCTCCACTGCAACGGGGTCAACACCCGCAAAGGGTTCATCTAGTAAGATGAATTTTGGATCTGTAGCCAATGCACGTGCTATTTCCGTTCTTCTGCGTTCCCCTCCTGATAACAAATCCCCGCGGTTTGTGCGAATGTGTTCTAGGTTGAATTCGGCAATTAGGGACTCCATTTTAGCCACTTGCTCTTGTTTAGAAAGCTTGGTTAGTTGAAGTACACTTAAGATATTGTCTTCAATACTCAATTTTCGAAAGACGGAAGGTTCTTGGGCTAAGTAGCCAATTCCGTGTTGCCCTCTTTTGTACATTGGAAAATTGGTGATGTCCATATTATCCAAATAAATATGCCCAAAGTTGGGTTTTACCAAGCCAACAATCATGTAAAATGAGGTTGTTTTTCCTGCCCCATTTGGACCTAATAGTCCCACAATTTCTCCTTGATTTACTTCGACAGAAACGCCTTTTACAACCTTTCTTTTCTTGTACATCTTGACAATATTATCTGCTCTTAATTTCATAATTAGTCCTTGTTGTTTGGTGCCAAAACTTCCGTCTTAGGTTTCTTTTGAACAAATTTAGAGATATAAATACTAATTTCATATAGAATCAATAAAGGAATCGATACTATAATTTGACTGATGACGTCCGGAGGAGTGATAATCGCTGCTAAAATTAGAATTAAAACAATCGCATATTTTCTGTATTCTCTTAAAAATTGAGGGGTTACTAACCCTAAAACCGATAAGAAATACATGATAATAGGCAGTTCGAAAATTAGTCCACAAGCAAGAGAAGTGGTTTTAACCAACCCGATATACGAATTAATGTCAATGTCGTTTTTTACAATGTCACTTACTTGTAGATTTACTAAGAAGTTAACCGATAGAGGTGTAATTACATAGTAGCCGAACAGTACCCCTAAGAAGAATAAGAAAGAGGAAACAACGATAAATAACTTAGCGTATTTTTTTTCTTTTGAATAGAGCGCTGGACTAATAAATTTCCAGATTTCCCATAAGATAAACGGTACTGAAATGATGAAGCCCGCTGTAATACACGTCCACATCATCACAGAAAATTGTCCATCCATGGTTCTGTTTTGTATTTCAAAGGGAAGTTCTTGTTGGCAAAAACTATCGTCAAAATCAAAGTATTGCGCAATTTTACAAAAGAATTGATACGTGACGAAATCGCTGTTTTTTGGTCCGAAAATGATCTTATTGAATATAAAATCTCTGAAAAAGAAAGCAATAATTCCTCCTCCCAAAATAAATACGGAGGTGCGGATTAACAGCCATCTTAGTTCTTCTAAATGGTCTAAAAAGGACATTGCCTTTTCTGAGTTTTTTTGTTTTGCCATTTTGTTATACTATTCCTTCTTTTAAAATATCGTGTAAGTGGATAATACCTTGATATTCTCCTGCTTGTGTTACAATTAATTGGGTGATTGAATTGTCTTCTAGCACGGATAATGCACGTGAAACCAATTGATCTGATTCTATTGTTTTGGGGTTTGTACTCATGATATCCTGCGCTAGTATGTTTTCAAAACTAGTATTATTTTGCAACATTCTACGTAAATCTCCGTCTGTAATAATGCCAATTAACGTATTATTATCAATTACGGCGGTTACACCTAGTCTTTTTTGTGAGATTTCTACGATTACATCGTTAATTGAAGAAGTAGGAGATACCATGGGTTTGTTTTGCCCATTTAAAATGTCTTTAACTAATAGAAGTAGTTTTTTTCCTAATGCTCCTCCAGGGTGATAAAGAGCAAAGTCATTCGCAGTGAAATTTCGACATTCAATCAAACAGGCAGCTAAGGCATCCCCTAAAGCCAACTGCGCTGTAGTACTATCCATCGGAGCTAGATTGTTTGGATCAGCTTCTCGATCCACTTTGGATAAGAGTACAAAATCTGCATTTTTACCCAAAAAGGAAGTTTCATTTGCTGTTATTGCAATAAGCGTGTTACCAAAGCGCTTCAATAAAGGGGTAAGTACTTTTATTTCAGGGCTATTTCCACTGTTTGAAATGCAAATGACACAGTCGTTAGGCTGAAGTAAACCCAAATCTCCGTGTACTGCTTCTGCAGCATGCATAAATAGAGATGGAGTTCCAGTAGAGTTGAATGTAGCGACAATTTTACTTCCGATTAAAGCGCTCTTTCCAATCCCCGTGACTACGACACGTCCCTGGCAATTTAAAATGGCTTGTACGGCCTCCGAGAAGTCTTCTGTTAGGTAATCAATGAGCTTTTTAATGCTTTCACTTTCAGATAGTAAAGTTTTTTTTGCTCGGTCTAATATAGTTATAGCTGTATTCAAAATGACGAGAATGTTAAATATTAGGATTGCACCAAAGAAAATTTGTATCTTTAGGTACTGCAAATTTATGTAAAATACCATACAAAAATAATGAAATCAATTGAAATTGACTTGCACAAAGAGTTAAAGAGATTTTTCGGCTTTTCCCAGTTTAAAGGTCTCCAAGAGGATGTGGTGAAAAGTATTATCTCCGGGCACAATACATTTGTGATTATGCCTACAGGTGGTGGTAAATCACTTTGCTATCAATTACCTGCATTGGTTTTAGACGGGACAGCTATTGTTGTCTCTCCGTTGATTGCTCTGATGAAGAATCAAGTTGACGCTATTCGCAGTTTGTCCACAGAGCATGGAATTGCCCATGTTTTAAATTCCTCTTTGACCAAAACGGAAGTAAATCAGGTAAAAGAAGATATTAAACAAGGAGTAACAAAATTGTTGTATGTAGCCCCAGAATCATTAACTAAAGAAGAATATGTGAGCTTTTTACAAGAGGTAGAGTTGTCTTTTGTCGCCATTGATGAAGCACACTGTATCTCTGAATGGGGACATGATTTTAGACCAGAATATCGAAATTTGAGAAACATTATTCGACAATTAGGAGATATTCCCATTATCGGTCTAACTGCTACTGCCACACCAAAGGTACAAGAAGATATCTTGAAAAACCTAGAAATCCCCAATGCCAATGTTTTTAAAGCTTCATTTAATAGACCCAATCTATATTATGAAGTAAAACCCAAAACGAAAAACATTGAAAGTGATATTATTCGCTTTATCAAACAACGCAAAGGGAAGTCAGGTGTGATTTATTGTTTAAGTAGAAAGAAAGTAGAAGAAATTGCCAATGTGTTGCAAGTGAATGGAATTAGTGCCGTTCCATATCACGCAGGATTAGATGCCAAAACAAGAGCCAAACACCAAGATATGTTTCTCATGGAGGATGTAGATGTTGTCGTGGCAACCATCGCTTTTGGTATGGGTATTGACAAACCCGATGTACGTTATGTTATTCATCACGATATTCCAAAATCACTAGAAAGTTATTATCAAGAAACAGGTAGAGCAGGAAGAGATGGAGGAGAAGGGTATTGTTTGGCTTACTATTCGTATAAAGATATTGAGAAGCTTGAAAAATTTATGGCGGGAAAGCCGATTGCTGAACAGGAAATCGGAATAGCGTTGTTACAAGAAGTAGTCGCTTATGCTGAAACGTCCATGTCAAGACGCAAATTCTTATTGCATTATTTTGGAGAAGAATTTGACGAAGTGCATGGTGATGGTGCGGATATGGATGACAATATTCGCAATCCGAAAAAGAAAAGCGAAGCGCAAGACGAACTCCAAAAGGTGTTGAAGATTATTGGGGAAACAAAACAAGTATACAAAACAAAAGAAATAGTATTTGTACTGTTAGGGAAGTTAAATGCGTTACTCAAAGTAAATAAAACAGATCAGCAACCTTTTTTCGGATCGGGAAAAAACCAAGATGAACGCTTTTGGTTGGCTTTGATTCGACAGGCAAATGTAGCGGGATATTTAAAGAAAGATATTGAATCTTATGGCGTGTTGAAGTTGACTGAACTCGGGGAGCATTTTATTGTGAATCCTGTTTCGTTTATGATGACAGAAGATCACGAATATGCAGAAGGAGATGCTGTAGTTGAAAGTGATTTGCCTAGAGCTGAAGTGATTATTGATCAGGTCTTGATCAGTTTGCTTAAAGATTTGCGTAAAAAAGTAGCAAAGAAAGCAGGGGTGCCTCCATTTGTTGTGTTTCAAGATCCCTCATTAGAGGAAATGTGTTTGAAATATCCAATCACATTAGAGGAAATGGCTAATATTATCGGTGTAAGCGATGGGAAGGCTAAAAAATTCGGAAAGGATTTTGTGGACCTTATTCAAAGTTATGTCGAAGAAAATGATATTATCCGACCAGATGATTTGGTGGTGAAATCAACAGGAGCAAATTCGGCTTTAAAATTGTACATTATCCAAAGTGTGGATCGCAAATTGTCCCTAGATGATATCGCAAAAGCAAAAGGATTAGATATGGATGCACTTTTGAAAGAAATGGAGCAAATTGTCTATTCTGGAACAAAATTAAACATCGATTATTGGCTAGATGAAGTGTTAGACGAGGATCAACAAGAAGAAATTTACGATTACTTCATGGATTCTGAATCAGATAATATCAAAACAGCTATGGCGGAGTTTGATGGAGAATATGATACGGAAGAATTGCGATTGATGCGCATTCAGTTTATTACAAAGGAAGCGAATTAATAGAATTTTATTTTTTTAAAAATAAAGGCAAGAATAAAAAAATCCAGAGAAAATTACTTCTCTGGATTTTTTATTGTTCATATAGTTCCCCTCGGTGTGGTTTTAAGGCATCTCTCACGGTTTTCATCTGTTCGTCATTGACCACTAAATAAGCAATGGCGTGAAAGTCATTGATGATTTCTTTATCCATAAGTGTGAAAGGAAGTTTTTCTAAAGCGACGTATTCACGCAAGTGAATGACGTGATGTTCGGCTATTTTCAAAGCATCAGGACCGCGAAAATCCCAAATAAGTTTAATTAATCTCTCCATGGTACATCTAAAAAGTCAAAGATAGATAAAATGTGTTGGATGTAAGGAAGCATTTTTCAAGATCGTGAGAAAGTGTCAAAAGAAGAAACGTTGTTTTTAAACTCCTAGTGGTCGTTGGTTTCCTCTTTTGTTTTTTGTACTTTTGGGAGTAAAATAAATTTGAAACTAGGTATGATTGAAGAGCAAGTGATTTTAGTTAATGAGCAAGATGAGCAAGTAGGTACCATGGGAAAACAAGAAGCCCATGAAAAAGCTTTGTTGCATAGAGCATTTTCTGTGTTCATTTTTAATGATAAAAACGAGATTATGTTACAGCAACGTGCGGCAGAGAAGTATCATTCACCTTTGTTATGGGCAAACACTTGTTGTAGTCACCAAAGAGTTGGCGAGACCAATATCGAAGCAGGAAAGCGTCGATTGAGAGAAGAAATGGGGTTTGAGGTAGCGTTGAAAGATGTTTTTCACTTCATTTATAAAGCGCCTTTTGACAATGGTCTAACGGAACATGAATTTGATCATGTGATGGTAGGGTATTACAATGGAGAACCTGCAATCAATCCAGAAGAAGTAGAAGCTTGGAAATGGATGGGAATCGAAGAGGTGAAAAAAGATATGGAAGTAAATCCTCAATGGTATACCGCTTGGTTCAAGATTATTTTTGCTAAATTTTATCCCCATATTGAAGCACATAAAATCTAAGACAACATGAGATTAACAGTTAGCCGTAAAGCACATTTTAATGCAGCACATCGCCTACATCGCCCCGATTGGTCCGATGAGCAAAATCAAGCTGTCTTTGGTAAGTGTAATAACCCTAATTTTCATGGGCACAATTACGAATTAATCGTCAATGTAACGGGAGAAGTTGATCCAGAAACGGGATTTGTGATGGATTTGAAAATCTTGTCAGATTTGATAAAAGCAGAGATTGAAGAGGTCTTTGATCACAAAAACCTAAACCTAGATGTTATAGAATTCAAAAACTTAATCCCAACTGCAGAGTATATTGCAGTAGTGATTTGGCAAAAATTAAGGCCTTTTATTGAGAAAGATAAAGATTTAGAAGTGGTTTTGTATGAAACTTCTAGAAACTTTGTAAGTTTTAAAGGTGAAGGGATTTAACACACTTAGTATTCATTAAAAGTTGTACATTTGCGTCTTGTTTTATGCGGTGTCCGCTCTGTGGGCTATTGCAAAATGAGGAAGAAGTTAAGCCTATGAGTTTTATTCAATATCCAATGATGTTTGAACCCATCCTGAAAGATAGAATTTGGGGAGGTGAGAAATTACATACTGTTTTAGGTAAGCAGCAAATTTTTGATGCAATTGGAGAAAGCTGGGAGATTTCGAATGTTCCAGAAAATGTCAGCCTCGTTTCTAATGGAGGTTATAAGGGACAAAGCTTAGAAGAGTTGATTAAGACGTATCCAGAAGATGTCTTAGGTTCGTATATTGTAACCACTTTTGGGTATCAATTTCCTTTGTTGTTTAAGTTTTTAGATGCCAAAGAAGATTTGTCCATTCAGTTGCATCCCAATGACAAATTAGCTCGAGAAAGACATAACTCTTTGGGAAAAACAGAAATGTGGTATGTTATGCAAGCAGACCCTGGAGCACGAGTGGTTGTTGACTTTAAAGAAGGTGTTACCCAAGAAGATTACTTACAACATCTACACCGTAAAACACTTCCTTCTATTTTAAATGAAATTCCCGTAAAAAAAGGAGATGCTTTTTTTATACAAACAGGGACAGTTCATGCTATAGGTGGTGGGGTTTTACTAGCTGAAATTCAACAAACATCTGATATTACGTATCGAGTCTATGATTGGGATAGAATGGATAGCGAAGGACAGACTCGAGAATTGCACGTAGATTTGGCATTAGAAGCAATCAATTACGAAAAAAAACAAGTAGTACTTTCGTATGATAAAAAAATCAATCAAGCGAATCCATTAGTATCATGCCCGTTTTTTACGGTTAATTTGATCCCTTTGGAGGAGCGATATGAAATAAAGAAGCCCTTAGATCGTTTTTACCTTTACGTTTGTACAGAAGGAGCGTGTGAGCTTCAAATTAATGCGTTAACGTGCGGAATTAAAAAAGGACAAACCGTGTTAATACCAGCATCAGTAAAGAATTTGGTTGCAACTGGTCATGCAACGTTGTTAGAAATATATATCGATTAGACCGGCGATATAGCAAAGATAATATGTACTTTTGTTTAAATTTTAAATAAATTATTATGGCAAGTGTAAGAGAACTTAAAAAAGATGTTCACCAAGTATTAGGAGATATCATTGAAGCAATTTATATTCATGAATTGACAGTAGGAGGTCCTACAGAAGAGACTGCTGCATTAATCGAGGAAGCATTAACTGGCTTCGACGAATTGATTGTAGACATCAATGCAAAGGGGGTTGAAAATAAAAAAGCTCACTTTAAAGGCGTTTTTGTAAAATTGGAGAACATTGCAGGTCAATTAGTTGGAAAAATCAACAACTTGTAATTGAAATAAAGCGAAAAAAAACACGCGAAATCAGTTGGAAGATTGAAAAAGCGTGTTATATTTGCACTCGAAAAATGAGTCGCCGGTGTAGCTCAGTTGGCTAGAGCAGCTGATTTGTAATCAGCAGGTCGTGGGTTCGAGTCCCTCCATCGGCTCAATTTTTTGAAGATTAAATTTTGCAATGCAATTTGAGTCGCCGATGTAGCTCAGCTGGCTAGAGCAGCTGATTTGTAATCAGCAGGTCGTGGGTTCGAGTCCCTCTATCGGCTCAAATTTTGAAAATTATATTGCAGTGCAATTTTTGCCGGTGTAGCTCAGTTGGCTAGAGCAGCTGATTTGTAATCAGCAGGTCGTGGGTTCGAGTCCCTCCATCGGCTCCAATTTTTGAAAATTATATTGCAAGGCAATTTTGCCGGTGTAGCTCAGTTGGCTAGAGCAGCTGATTTGTAATCAGCAGGTCGTGGGTTCGAGTCCCTCCATCGGCTCCAATTTTTGAAAATTATATTGCAAGGCAATTTTGCCGGTGTAGCTCAGTTGGCTAGAGCAGCTGATTTGTAATCAGCAGGTCGTGGGTTCGAGTCCCTCCATCGGCTCAAAAGCTTCCTAATTTTAGGAAGCTTTTTTTATTTCTATCCAATCGTAAAAAAATAAATGTACTTGACCCGTTTTTTTCGATTTTGTTTCTCATAACCTCAGGTCAAATATAGAATCCAGTAGCATTACTTTATAAGGTAATCCAAAATGTCAGGGATAAAAAACGTTTTACATAGATAAAAAACGTACAAGTAAAAGTGTTTTTGTTTTTTTACAGTTTAAACCTGTTTCTTTTTGTTTAGTTAATTTATTTGCGCTTTAAATGAATTAGAAATGAAAAAAAAATTATGGATTGCTATTTGGAGTACTTGTAGTTTCAGCTATGCACAAGTGGGAGTTAACACAATGGATATAACGAGTACCTTAACAGTACAAGGATCTGTATCCGCTAATTATCGGGAAATAAACAAGAGTAATTACAACATCCAACAGGATGATTATAATGTAAGTTATCACAGTAATGTTAATGATGGAGTATTTAATCTACCTGATATAAGAAAAGATGGAGGAGCTTTTGGTAGAATATACAACATTAAAAATGCGTCAAGTACAAAATTGTTAACGTTAAAGACACTATCCAATCAGTCTCTTCGATTCGGTGGGGATTATCCAAATAATGTGAATGAGTTTACTATTCAACCAGGGCAGTACTTATATTTAACAGCAACGAAAGAGTTGTATTGGGATGTGTATCACTATACAGATACTTATGGAAAAAAGACGACGAAAATAGACGATTATCTATCGGATACTTCTGTTGTACGGTTGGGGAATTTTAGTGCTCGAATTGAGAGAAAACCCAATACCGTTGGACAGGATAAGATACATCTTCAGTGTATGCTACATCAACTTGATGATACGTACATTGTTTCTCATACTATTGTGGCATCACCCAACGCGATAACACAAAGGGATTATAATGATTTTAAAAAAGCAAAAGCAAATACTTGGGAATATGTATATGCGGAGGGTAGAGTTTCTGTAGTACCTAATTTGGACGTAAATAAAACTCAAATGCTAGTAAGTCATGTAACGGTATTGAGTTCAAGCGAAACGTACAGAATCACCTGTACTGTTTTTAGTCAAACTTTTATAGCTGGAGGAAGGGTAATACTTAAGCTTGAGAAATTACCGTAAATAAAAAATGCCGTTCTAGGTGTTTTCTACTGTTTCTTTGTTGTAGAGATTAGCTCCAAACCTCTTGTGAAGGTGGAAAAAAGAGGTGTTGTAACCGCAATAAACACATTTTATAAAATACACGAAGTTGCATCTGATATTTAATGTTTATGAATTTAAAAAGAATGCGTAAATTTAGGTGTTGAATAAGTATCTACTTCGACTATTAAAGCATTCAAATCATGGTATCATTATTTTTCGAGTCAGAATGGGTTATCTATATTGAAGTTGCTTACTTCCTTATCGCCACGCTCGTTGCTTTGCGAATTATCTATGATACAGATTCTATCTCAAAAACATTGGCCTATCTTTTATTGGTGTTCTTTGTGCCCGTATTCGGAATCATCTTCTATTTTTCTTTTGGAATTAACTATCGAAGAAGAAAGATGTATTCTAAGAAATTAATCGCCAATGACAACTATGCTGAGCGCTTTTATAAGCGAATGGGCGAAATACACCTCGATTTAAAAGAACAAGGACATCCTATCATTGATCAGCATCGTTCTTTCGTAAAACTGCTGTCTAATGCAATTGTGGGGGAAGGTCCATTATTGGTAGACAATGATGTTGAACTTTTGCAAAACGGCGAAACTTTTTTTCCGCGTTTATTGGAAGACCTTCGAGCGGCAAAACATCACATTCACCTTGAGTATTATATTTATGAAAATAATGAAATCGGAAAGGAAATTGCTGAAATTCTCAAAGAAAAAGCTAGTGAAGGAGTAGAGATTCGCTTTATTTACGATGATTTTGGCAGCCGTAGCATTCGAAAAAATATCGTGAAAGATTTGCGATTACATGGAGTACAAGCATTTGCTTTCAATAAAATTATTCTCTTGGCACTTGCGAATCGTTTAAATTACCGCAATCACCGTAAAATTGTGATCATAGATGGACAAATTGCCTATACAGGGGGA contains the following coding sequences:
- the lptB gene encoding LPS export ABC transporter ATP-binding protein translates to MKLRADNIVKMYKKRKVVKGVSVEVNQGEIVGLLGPNGAGKTTSFYMIVGLVKPNFGHIYLDNMDITNFPMYKRGQHGIGYLAQEPSVFRKLSIEDNILSVLQLTKLSKQEQVAKMESLIAEFNLEHIRTNRGDLLSGGERRRTEIARALATDPKFILLDEPFAGVDPVAVEDIQRIVAKLKNKNIGILITDHNVQETLAITDKTYLMFEGGILKAGVPEELAEDEMVRKVYLGQNFELRKKKLDFD
- a CDS encoding polysaccharide biosynthesis/export family protein; translated protein: MKLRSSFAVLLLLAAVFFTSCASRKTVIYYQNVDDVLAKNNTVTNFETHLQPDDLLMIIVSAQDREAAAPFNLVNTMTANPNNAAGTGQMQQQLYLVDNKGNIEFPVLGTIKISGLTKKEAIDYLTTEISKYIIRPIVNMRIMNFKVTVQGEVNRPGIHTVVSERLTLTDAIALSGDMTVYGKRNNVLVIREVEGKRIPYRVDMTKADFITSPYYYLNQNDIVYVEPNKTRVNSSAVGPNLTLGLSALSLLVTIIALSTK
- a CDS encoding ATP-dependent DNA helicase RecQ; this encodes MKSIEIDLHKELKRFFGFSQFKGLQEDVVKSIISGHNTFVIMPTGGGKSLCYQLPALVLDGTAIVVSPLIALMKNQVDAIRSLSTEHGIAHVLNSSLTKTEVNQVKEDIKQGVTKLLYVAPESLTKEEYVSFLQEVELSFVAIDEAHCISEWGHDFRPEYRNLRNIIRQLGDIPIIGLTATATPKVQEDILKNLEIPNANVFKASFNRPNLYYEVKPKTKNIESDIIRFIKQRKGKSGVIYCLSRKKVEEIANVLQVNGISAVPYHAGLDAKTRAKHQDMFLMEDVDVVVATIAFGMGIDKPDVRYVIHHDIPKSLESYYQETGRAGRDGGEGYCLAYYSYKDIEKLEKFMAGKPIAEQEIGIALLQEVVAYAETSMSRRKFLLHYFGEEFDEVHGDGADMDDNIRNPKKKSEAQDELQKVLKIIGETKQVYKTKEIVFVLLGKLNALLKVNKTDQQPFFGSGKNQDERFWLALIRQANVAGYLKKDIESYGVLKLTELGEHFIVNPVSFMMTEDHEYAEGDAVVESDLPRAEVIIDQVLISLLKDLRKKVAKKAGVPPFVVFQDPSLEEMCLKYPITLEEMANIIGVSDGKAKKFGKDFVDLIQSYVEENDIIRPDDLVVKSTGANSALKLYIIQSVDRKLSLDDIAKAKGLDMDALLKEMEQIVYSGTKLNIDYWLDEVLDEDQQEEIYDYFMDSESDNIKTAMAEFDGEYDTEELRLMRIQFITKEAN
- a CDS encoding type I phosphomannose isomerase catalytic subunit, producing the protein MSFIQYPMMFEPILKDRIWGGEKLHTVLGKQQIFDAIGESWEISNVPENVSLVSNGGYKGQSLEELIKTYPEDVLGSYIVTTFGYQFPLLFKFLDAKEDLSIQLHPNDKLARERHNSLGKTEMWYVMQADPGARVVVDFKEGVTQEDYLQHLHRKTLPSILNEIPVKKGDAFFIQTGTVHAIGGGVLLAEIQQTSDITYRVYDWDRMDSEGQTRELHVDLALEAINYEKKQVVLSYDKKINQANPLVSCPFFTVNLIPLEERYEIKKPLDRFYLYVCTEGACELQINALTCGIKKGQTVLIPASVKNLVATGHATLLEIYID
- the idi gene encoding isopentenyl-diphosphate Delta-isomerase translates to MIEEQVILVNEQDEQVGTMGKQEAHEKALLHRAFSVFIFNDKNEIMLQQRAAEKYHSPLLWANTCCSHQRVGETNIEAGKRRLREEMGFEVALKDVFHFIYKAPFDNGLTEHEFDHVMVGYYNGEPAINPEEVEAWKWMGIEEVKKDMEVNPQWYTAWFKIIFAKFYPHIEAHKI
- a CDS encoding 6-carboxytetrahydropterin synthase, translating into MRLTVSRKAHFNAAHRLHRPDWSDEQNQAVFGKCNNPNFHGHNYELIVNVTGEVDPETGFVMDLKILSDLIKAEIEEVFDHKNLNLDVIEFKNLIPTAEYIAVVIWQKLRPFIEKDKDLEVVLYETSRNFVSFKGEGI
- a CDS encoding KpsF/GutQ family sugar-phosphate isomerase, with the translated sequence MNTAITILDRAKKTLLSESESIKKLIDYLTEDFSEAVQAILNCQGRVVVTGIGKSALIGSKIVATFNSTGTPSLFMHAAEAVHGDLGLLQPNDCVICISNSGNSPEIKVLTPLLKRFGNTLIAITANETSFLGKNADFVLLSKVDREADPNNLAPMDSTTAQLALGDALAACLIECRNFTANDFALYHPGGALGKKLLLLVKDILNGQNKPMVSPTSSINDVIVEISQKRLGVTAVIDNNTLIGIITDGDLRRMLQNNTSFENILAQDIMSTNPKTIESDQLVSRALSVLEDNSITQLIVTQAGEYQGIIHLHDILKEGIV
- the tatC gene encoding twin-arginine translocase subunit TatC, whose product is MAKQKNSEKAMSFLDHLEELRWLLIRTSVFILGGGIIAFFFRDFIFNKIIFGPKNSDFVTYQFFCKIAQYFDFDDSFCQQELPFEIQNRTMDGQFSVMMWTCITAGFIISVPFILWEIWKFISPALYSKEKKYAKLFIVVSSFLFFLGVLFGYYVITPLSVNFLVNLQVSDIVKNDIDINSYIGLVKTTSLACGLIFELPIIMYFLSVLGLVTPQFLREYRKYAIVLILILAAIITPPDVISQIIVSIPLLILYEISIYISKFVQKKPKTEVLAPNNKD